A portion of the Paenibacillus hamazuiensis genome contains these proteins:
- a CDS encoding carbohydrate ABC transporter permease, producing MQVAGKLQKLFIWKKRSKLRSLSPMEKFSAIVLVLLSIFMLLPLVYIFNHAFKPYQELFIYPPNIFVRDPSFQNFVELLSITKGTATPITRYIFNSVIVAILCVIIVTVVSAMCAYPISKHKFPGHKLVFGSILLTLLFAPETVAIPRYLVVSNLGIMNTYLGHVLPMVAVPTGVFLMKQFIDQLPNELIDSAKMDGAREHTIFLRIVVPVIMPAVATIGIIAFHAAWGNTETSTLFMQDEEMKTFPFYIHTLTSGMANNVARQGAAAAAALLMFLPNLIIFLLFQSKVIATMAHSGIK from the coding sequence ATGCAGGTCGCGGGGAAGCTGCAGAAGCTTTTTATATGGAAAAAGCGGTCCAAACTGCGCAGCTTGAGTCCGATGGAGAAGTTTTCGGCGATTGTTCTCGTGCTGCTCAGCATTTTTATGCTGCTGCCGCTCGTGTACATATTTAACCATGCATTTAAGCCGTATCAGGAGCTGTTTATTTATCCGCCGAACATTTTTGTCAGAGACCCATCCTTTCAAAATTTCGTGGAGCTGCTGTCCATTACCAAAGGAACGGCGACGCCGATCACGCGGTACATCTTCAACAGCGTGATCGTCGCGATCCTTTGCGTTATCATCGTCACGGTGGTCAGCGCGATGTGCGCTTACCCGATCTCCAAGCACAAGTTTCCCGGGCATAAGCTCGTGTTCGGCTCGATTTTGCTGACGCTGCTGTTCGCTCCCGAAACCGTGGCGATTCCGCGTTATTTGGTCGTCAGCAACCTGGGCATTATGAACACGTATTTGGGACACGTATTGCCGATGGTGGCCGTGCCGACGGGCGTATTTCTGATGAAGCAGTTCATCGACCAGCTTCCGAACGAGCTGATCGATTCGGCGAAAATGGACGGCGCGCGGGAGCATACGATTTTTCTGCGAATCGTCGTTCCGGTCATCATGCCGGCGGTCGCGACGATCGGCATCATCGCGTTCCATGCGGCGTGGGGCAATACGGAGACGTCGACTTTGTTCATGCAGGACGAGGAGATGAAGACTTTTCCGTTCTACATCCACACGCTGACGAGCGGCATGGCCAACAACGTGGCGAGGCAGGGGGCCGCCGCAGCGGCGGCGCTGCTGATGTTTCTGCCGAACCTGATCATCTTCCTGCTGTTCCAGAGCAAGGTGATCGCGACGATGGCGCATTCGGGGATCAAGTGA
- a CDS encoding carbohydrate ABC transporter permease — protein MLKSEPLVLQKPHSSANRLRNKAAAALQTIWSFRASYIFIAPFMVCFIIFIMVPVIAAFALSFMYYNSLEPPRFVGWANFRYMLSQDLILIKYALPNTFKFAVIVGPGGYIASFLLAWLISILPGVYRKWFTLAMYTPSLAGGVTMGIIWIPLLSGDRIGYLNSFLLKAGLINEPVLWVTSKEYLMTSMIVVTLWSSMGIGFLAMLAGILNVNPELYEAAKLDGIRSRLEEIWYITIPSTKPQMLFGAVMAIVGAFKAGGIGQQLSGMNPTPQYAGHVIVTHIDDYGFIRFELGYATALSVFLLVLIYMANKLCWRLFGTKEDE, from the coding sequence ATGTTAAAAAGTGAGCCTTTGGTGCTGCAGAAGCCGCATTCTTCCGCGAACCGTCTGAGGAATAAGGCGGCTGCGGCGCTGCAAACCATATGGTCGTTCCGGGCCTCTTACATCTTCATCGCGCCGTTTATGGTCTGCTTTATCATCTTTATTATGGTTCCGGTCATCGCCGCGTTTGCGCTTAGCTTTATGTATTACAACTCGCTCGAGCCGCCGCGGTTCGTCGGGTGGGCCAATTTCCGCTACATGCTGTCGCAGGATTTGATCCTGATCAAGTACGCATTGCCGAATACGTTCAAATTTGCGGTCATCGTCGGTCCGGGCGGATACATCGCCTCGTTTTTGCTGGCGTGGCTGATCTCGATTTTGCCCGGCGTTTACCGCAAATGGTTTACGCTGGCGATGTACACCCCGTCCCTTGCTGGCGGGGTGACGATGGGCATCATCTGGATTCCGCTTTTGTCCGGCGACCGGATCGGGTATTTGAACAGCTTCCTGCTGAAGGCCGGCCTCATTAACGAGCCCGTGCTGTGGGTGACGAGCAAGGAATATTTGATGACCTCGATGATTGTCGTCACGCTTTGGTCGAGCATGGGCATCGGCTTTCTGGCGATGCTTGCCGGCATTTTGAACGTCAATCCGGAGCTGTACGAGGCCGCCAAGCTGGACGGCATCCGCAGCAGGCTGGAGGAAATCTGGTACATCACGATCCCTTCCACCAAGCCGCAAATGCTGTTCGGCGCCGTCATGGCGATCGTCGGGGCATTCAAGGCCGGAGGCATCGGGCAGCAGCTGTCCGGGATGAACCCGACGCCGCAGTATGCGGGGCACGTGATCGTCACCCATATTGACGACTACGGCTTCATCCGCTTCGAGCTCGGTTATGCGACGGCGCTCTCCGTATTTTTGCTGGTGCTGATTTATATGGCGAACAAGCTTTGCTGGAGGCTGTTCGGCACGAAGGAGGACGAATAG
- a CDS encoding extracellular solute-binding protein gives MELKAMLQFRVWTLAALSLVLALGPAVPGLAEGGGSPGSAVTAAGRDDANRSQSEVYYAEVLDRWKREGATAEHSGLITIPGAGTAGKSPDAHVSVRDYNGKNGVLVWNAAADEWIEYEIDVKQGGLYAIEVSYHPFVDAKHRKPVSWNVALDGSNPYPEAKSIQLYRHWKDRLPARTDDSGDQIRPMAEDVSGWLTAPFRDLAGSYEDPLLFHLTPGKHKIRFSGSDPVAIESITFKAPEATEDYKAARSRMPANAAPVKADPIVIEAEAAQWKNDSSIPLAYDNDIASVPYVRGKITYNTIDGQRWSTGNQEVSWSFDVPESGYYKIALRAQQSFMSNRSSFRTIMINGKVPFSELKAFRFLYSTGWKGIVLGDDKGQPYEFYLSKGTNTISMRVTQAPLKPAMVELEKHIAGLKQLAADIKALTGGVDDRNRTWDIDKDLPGFTDQLRGVRQGLDDIRARLETINGRPDAISQGLVTVVEEIDTLLADKDEIPYEGSRLVSLQGKVGDLIQQLNSQPLQLDRLYVVPVQQDFPKMEASFIQKLEGMVVNFLYSFKPKEKLSNVQDDVLNVWVLRGRDYVNLLQDMANEMFTPQTGIKVKVNLLPDASLLVLMNAAGIAPDVTLGLSQDTPFEYAVRNGMYDLKQFEDFDTVFKQYAPGSWTPFYYNGGYYGMPETQTFQMLFYRKDILQSRGLKVPDTWDDLYKMLPVLQQNGMNITPVGHIPFFFQNGADYFEPDGSKTAIGSEKGFESFKIWTDLYNKYAVDRTVSSFYQHFRDGTMPLGIADLGMYIQLAVAAPELNGWWGVAPIPGMKQADGTVARWMGGGMQASAIFKQTKKPKEAWEFLKWWSSAEVQERYGTDLETLNGVSFRWNTSNIDAFVRLPWKEDDLKAIMEQWRWFREIPNVPGSYFMERELQNAWNRTVVDGINYRTSLETAIVDIDREIQRKMQEFNFIDANGKVIRSLNLPSIDKPWEGADKYVKK, from the coding sequence ATGGAGTTGAAGGCAATGCTACAATTTCGGGTTTGGACGTTGGCCGCGCTGTCGCTTGTCCTCGCGCTCGGTCCGGCCGTTCCCGGACTGGCGGAGGGCGGCGGTTCACCGGGAAGCGCCGTAACGGCCGCCGGCCGCGACGACGCGAATCGTTCCCAATCCGAAGTTTATTATGCGGAGGTGCTTGACCGGTGGAAGCGTGAAGGCGCCACGGCGGAACACTCCGGTCTGATCACGATACCCGGAGCGGGAACGGCGGGGAAGTCGCCGGACGCCCATGTATCCGTTCGGGATTACAACGGGAAAAACGGCGTGCTCGTCTGGAACGCTGCGGCCGACGAATGGATCGAATATGAAATCGACGTCAAGCAGGGCGGTTTGTACGCCATCGAGGTGTCGTATCACCCCTTTGTCGATGCGAAGCACCGCAAGCCGGTTTCCTGGAACGTCGCGCTGGACGGCTCCAATCCTTACCCGGAGGCGAAATCGATCCAGCTGTACCGGCATTGGAAGGACCGGCTGCCCGCACGGACGGACGATAGCGGCGATCAAATCCGGCCTATGGCGGAGGACGTCTCCGGCTGGCTGACCGCCCCGTTCCGGGATTTGGCGGGCAGCTATGAGGATCCGCTGCTTTTCCATTTAACCCCGGGCAAGCACAAAATCCGTTTCTCGGGCAGCGATCCGGTGGCGATCGAGTCGATCACGTTCAAGGCGCCGGAGGCGACGGAGGATTACAAAGCGGCGCGAAGCAGGATGCCGGCGAATGCTGCGCCCGTTAAGGCGGATCCGATCGTCATCGAAGCGGAGGCGGCGCAGTGGAAAAACGATTCCTCCATCCCGCTCGCCTACGATAACGATATCGCCTCCGTGCCTTACGTGCGGGGGAAAATTACGTACAACACGATCGACGGCCAGCGGTGGTCGACCGGCAACCAGGAGGTCAGCTGGAGCTTCGACGTGCCGGAGAGCGGCTATTACAAAATCGCGCTGCGCGCACAGCAGTCGTTTATGTCCAACCGTTCGTCGTTCAGGACGATTATGATCAACGGGAAGGTGCCGTTTTCCGAGCTGAAAGCGTTTCGATTTTTGTACTCGACCGGCTGGAAGGGTATCGTTCTTGGCGACGACAAGGGACAGCCATATGAATTTTATTTGTCCAAAGGAACAAATACGATTTCCATGCGCGTGACGCAGGCCCCGCTGAAACCGGCGATGGTCGAGCTGGAAAAGCATATCGCGGGACTGAAGCAGCTGGCCGCCGATATTAAAGCGCTGACCGGAGGGGTGGATGACCGCAACCGGACGTGGGACATCGACAAAGATTTGCCGGGGTTCACCGATCAACTGCGCGGGGTCAGGCAAGGGCTTGACGATATTCGCGCGCGGCTGGAAACGATCAACGGGCGCCCGGACGCGATTTCGCAAGGGCTTGTTACGGTCGTGGAAGAAATCGATACGCTGCTGGCCGACAAGGACGAAATTCCTTACGAAGGGAGCCGGCTCGTATCGCTGCAAGGAAAAGTGGGAGATTTGATCCAGCAGTTGAACAGTCAGCCGCTTCAGCTCGATCGTCTGTACGTCGTCCCGGTTCAGCAGGATTTTCCGAAAATGGAAGCGTCGTTCATACAAAAGCTGGAGGGTATGGTCGTTAATTTTCTGTACTCCTTCAAGCCGAAGGAAAAATTGAGCAATGTTCAGGACGACGTGCTGAACGTATGGGTTTTGCGCGGCAGGGATTACGTCAATTTGCTGCAGGATATGGCCAACGAGATGTTCACGCCGCAAACCGGGATCAAGGTCAAGGTGAACCTGCTGCCCGATGCGAGTTTGCTCGTGCTGATGAATGCGGCGGGCATCGCGCCCGACGTCACGCTCGGCCTCTCGCAGGATACGCCGTTCGAGTATGCGGTCCGAAACGGCATGTACGATTTGAAGCAGTTCGAGGACTTCGATACCGTGTTTAAACAGTATGCCCCGGGCTCGTGGACCCCGTTTTATTATAACGGAGGGTATTACGGCATGCCGGAGACGCAAACGTTCCAAATGCTGTTTTACCGCAAAGATATTTTGCAAAGCCGCGGGTTAAAGGTGCCGGATACGTGGGACGATCTGTACAAAATGCTGCCGGTGCTGCAGCAAAACGGCATGAACATCACGCCGGTCGGACATATCCCGTTTTTCTTCCAAAACGGCGCCGATTATTTCGAGCCGGACGGTTCGAAAACGGCGATCGGATCGGAAAAAGGGTTCGAGTCGTTCAAAATATGGACCGACCTGTACAACAAATATGCGGTGGACCGCACCGTTTCGAGCTTTTACCAGCATTTCCGCGACGGAACGATGCCGCTTGGCATTGCAGACCTCGGCATGTATATCCAGCTTGCGGTTGCCGCACCCGAGCTGAACGGATGGTGGGGCGTCGCCCCGATCCCCGGCATGAAGCAGGCTGACGGGACCGTTGCCCGCTGGATGGGCGGCGGCATGCAGGCTTCGGCGATTTTCAAGCAGACGAAGAAGCCGAAGGAAGCGTGGGAGTTTCTGAAATGGTGGTCGTCGGCGGAAGTGCAGGAGCGGTACGGGACCGATCTGGAAACGCTGAACGGCGTCAGCTTCCGTTGGAATACGTCCAACATCGACGCATTCGTGCGGCTTCCGTGGAAGGAAGACGATTTGAAAGCGATTATGGAGCAGTGGAGATGGTTCCGGGAAATTCCGAACGTGCCCGGCAGCTACTTCATGGAGCGCGAGCTGCAAAACGCGTGGAACCGCACCGTCGTCGACGGGATCAACTACCGGACCTCGCTGGAAACCGCGATCGTCGACATCGACCGGGAAATTCAACGGAAGATGCAGGAGTTTAATTTTATCGACGCAAACGGCAAGGTCATACGGTCGCTGAACCTGCCGAGCATCGACAAGCCGTGGGAAGGAGCGGATAAGTATGTTAAAAAGTGA
- a CDS encoding ABC transporter ATP-binding protein, with product MGRILLNHVEKRYGKERGYAVKDFHLEIKDGEFLVMVGPSGCGKSTTLRMIAGLEEISSGELYIGDRLVNDLPPKDRDIAMVFQNYALYPNMSVYENIAFGLRLRKMPKHEIDLSVKKSSRTLEIEPYLGRKPRQLSGGQRQRVALGRAIVRNPQVFLMDEPLSNLDAKLRVQMRTEIIKLHKQLGVTMVYVTHDQVEAMTMGHRIVVMKDGVIQQVDTPQMIYANPKNMFVAGFIGTPPINFVEGQVLESSDGLLEFHTNRYYLKIPQAQSNMLREKKKLNRTVVMGIRCENILLDPAARESHPGAQIAGVQKINELMGADMYVYLDIGAPDLLIARTHAGHDFLENERITLTLNMQKALFFDKETTENLSY from the coding sequence ATGGGGCGCATTCTTTTGAATCACGTGGAAAAACGATACGGAAAAGAACGGGGCTACGCCGTTAAAGATTTTCATTTGGAAATAAAAGACGGGGAATTTCTCGTCATGGTCGGTCCTTCCGGCTGCGGCAAATCGACGACGCTGCGGATGATCGCGGGCCTTGAGGAAATTTCGTCGGGAGAGCTGTATATCGGCGACCGTTTGGTCAACGATTTGCCGCCCAAGGACCGGGACATCGCGATGGTGTTCCAAAATTATGCGCTTTATCCGAACATGAGTGTATATGAAAATATCGCTTTCGGCCTTCGCTTGCGCAAAATGCCCAAACATGAAATCGACCTTTCCGTGAAAAAATCGTCGAGAACGCTGGAAATCGAGCCGTATCTCGGCCGCAAGCCGAGGCAGCTTTCCGGCGGCCAGCGCCAGCGCGTGGCGCTCGGCCGGGCGATCGTCCGCAATCCGCAGGTGTTTCTGATGGACGAACCGCTGTCCAACCTCGATGCGAAGCTGAGAGTCCAGATGAGGACGGAAATCATCAAGCTTCACAAGCAGCTCGGCGTGACGATGGTATACGTGACGCACGATCAGGTGGAAGCGATGACGATGGGACACCGCATCGTGGTCATGAAGGATGGAGTGATCCAGCAGGTCGATACGCCGCAGATGATTTATGCCAATCCGAAAAACATGTTCGTCGCCGGATTTATCGGGACCCCTCCGATCAATTTTGTCGAAGGCCAGGTTTTGGAAAGCTCGGACGGTTTGCTGGAATTTCATACAAACCGGTATTATTTGAAAATTCCCCAGGCGCAATCGAACATGTTAAGGGAAAAAAAGAAGCTGAACCGGACTGTCGTCATGGGGATACGGTGCGAAAATATTTTGCTCGACCCGGCGGCCCGCGAATCGCATCCCGGTGCGCAAATCGCCGGGGTTCAGAAGATCAACGAGCTGATGGGAGCCGATATGTATGTGTACCTCGATATCGGAGCGCCGGATCTGCTCATTGCGCGGACTCATGCAGGACACGACTTTTTGGAAAACGAGAGGATTACGCTGACGCTTAATATGCAGAAGGCGCTGTTTTTCGATAAAGAGACGACGGAAAATTTATCGTACTAA
- a CDS encoding AraC family transcriptional regulator yields MNGRIGHLSGEQFFDENMDIFVNRELESFTTPQHTHDFVEISFVGEGSGYHYIEDQVIPIKQGDLFVIPIGASHVYRPSSPKQDKMLVIYNCIFRVEFLEKWKHLLQRDSYTYDIIYQPHQCPARWLHFQDKHDTFSTIIQSMYREYLKRSIGFETYMTVLLIQMLVTMQRFELKHENEPASFSRLEEVIHYIKCNYTQNISVQDVADYFFLSASHFQRLFKKSTGVTFTQYLQNVRIQKCCELLKSTDIPIYQIANQVGYLDMKFFHALFRKKTGVTPRQYRQNFQEFEDKEISL; encoded by the coding sequence ATGAATGGGAGAATTGGACATTTAAGCGGCGAGCAGTTTTTTGACGAGAACATGGACATCTTCGTAAACCGGGAATTGGAATCGTTTACAACCCCGCAGCATACCCACGATTTCGTGGAAATCAGCTTTGTCGGGGAAGGAAGCGGTTATCATTACATAGAAGACCAGGTCATTCCCATCAAGCAGGGCGACCTGTTTGTGATTCCGATCGGGGCGTCGCATGTGTACCGGCCGTCCTCTCCGAAGCAGGATAAAATGCTCGTGATCTATAACTGCATTTTCCGCGTCGAATTTCTCGAGAAATGGAAGCATCTTTTGCAGAGGGATTCCTACACTTACGACATCATATATCAGCCCCATCAATGCCCGGCGCGTTGGCTCCATTTTCAAGACAAGCACGATACGTTTTCGACGATCATTCAAAGCATGTACCGGGAATATCTGAAGCGGAGCATCGGCTTCGAGACCTATATGACGGTGCTGCTCATCCAAATGCTGGTCACGATGCAGCGCTTCGAGCTGAAGCACGAAAATGAACCGGCTTCCTTCAGCAGGCTGGAGGAGGTCATTCATTACATCAAATGCAACTATACGCAAAACATATCGGTGCAGGACGTAGCCGACTACTTTTTCTTAAGCGCCAGCCATTTCCAACGGTTGTTCAAAAAATCGACCGGCGTCACATTTACCCAATACCTGCAAAACGTGCGGATACAAAAATGCTGCGAGCTGCTCAAATCGACCGACATTCCGATTTACCAAATAGCCAACCAGGTCGGGTATTTGGATATGAAATTTTTCCATGCGCTGTTCCGCAAAAAGACAGGGGTCACCCCCCGCCAATACAGGCAAAACTTCCAGGAATTCGAGGATAAAGAGATATCGCTTTAG
- a CDS encoding sialidase family protein has product MDRFNGIVSRPEADPDRREAYLPVPGPSDNHAANLLELDNGDLLCVWFSGSGEGNPDTNIVMSRLPAGADRWSAPQQLSGNPERSEQNPVLFQAPDGKLWLLHTSNEPHDQKTSRVVCRISEDRGAAWGETTVLHEGPGIFLRQPLLVLANGDWLLPAYYCKLGGHYSVVLISTDQGKTWSEYEVADSVHRVQMSVVALQDGTLYAVFRSRQAERIYTSVSRDNGRTWTAPARSELPNNNSSIQLTRLQNGHLALIYNNSSMERDQFRWVQSKGEFRRKPLRTPLTLAISEDEGKTWPYYRNVQTADLEYKESEIGYSYPAIVQSRDGKIHIAFSYLRKCIKYVCLEEEWVKQV; this is encoded by the coding sequence ATGGACCGATTTAACGGAATCGTCTCCCGCCCGGAGGCGGATCCGGACCGCCGGGAAGCCTATCTCCCCGTTCCGGGCCCGAGCGACAACCATGCGGCCAACCTGCTCGAGCTGGACAACGGCGATTTGCTGTGCGTCTGGTTTTCGGGAAGCGGCGAGGGCAATCCCGATACGAACATCGTGATGTCGCGGCTGCCGGCCGGGGCGGACCGCTGGAGCGCACCGCAGCAGCTGTCCGGTAACCCCGAGCGGTCGGAGCAAAATCCGGTGCTGTTTCAGGCGCCGGACGGCAAGCTGTGGCTGCTGCATACGTCCAACGAACCTCACGACCAGAAAACGTCGAGGGTTGTCTGCCGCATTTCCGAAGATCGGGGAGCTGCATGGGGCGAAACCACGGTGCTGCACGAGGGACCGGGGATCTTTTTGAGACAGCCTTTGCTCGTGCTGGCAAACGGGGATTGGCTGCTCCCGGCCTACTACTGCAAGCTGGGCGGACATTACAGCGTCGTGCTGATCAGCACGGACCAAGGCAAGACGTGGAGCGAATACGAAGTGGCGGACAGCGTGCACCGGGTGCAGATGAGCGTGGTGGCGTTGCAGGATGGAACGCTTTATGCGGTGTTCCGCAGCCGTCAGGCGGAGCGGATTTATACGAGCGTTTCCCGGGACAACGGCAGAACGTGGACGGCTCCCGCGAGGAGCGAGCTGCCGAACAACAACTCCTCCATCCAGCTAACGAGGCTGCAAAACGGCCATCTCGCGCTGATTTACAACAACTCCTCCATGGAACGCGATCAGTTCCGCTGGGTGCAGAGCAAGGGCGAGTTCCGCAGAAAACCGCTGCGCACGCCGCTGACGTTGGCCATTTCCGAGGATGAAGGAAAAACGTGGCCGTATTACCGGAACGTGCAGACGGCCGATCTGGAGTACAAGGAGTCCGAAATCGGCTACTCGTACCCTGCTATCGTGCAAAGCCGCGACGGAAAAATTCATATCGCTTTTTCGTATTTGCGCAAGTGCATCAAATATGTGTGCCTGGAAGAGGAATGGGTGAAGCAAGTTTGA
- a CDS encoding MGH1-like glycoside hydrolase domain-containing protein encodes MRAGKKALRTLPGALLLGSTGARLWADYLEAKPGFSGRFDFIHKVNIPLLFAVANNLTDSCEPCRTEWLPSHLHMEYTNHLISFSERKFISWNDCAVSCQTWTNRSGEDLVLKLETYGDAFAKRQGSYLHGLFHIEHYSFDIACAIAVSDPDLYGEVRLKPGESKQLVIAAALGIAGKDDFALLQRRAAAFAESGLTADQVMERQRGEYAEWFEKAPRFESSDPLLDKTWKYRWFLLRHNLADPQYGNLPYPLFYEGRSHKKSKRPFDKGGWEFSKLINLSVPLHIMDARWYHDPVYCEGALRNMKERPGEDGMFCCLTVDTVMHSFANFGCWAAYQLYLVHRNTALAAEMLPAMKANVAAWSRAYGNERDLLLIEPKHTRTGKEYQPSYWYFHGYPKNPKDKTTYTHLKRVDRAVYHYLNTLGIAKLCEAVGDPEMEAFTRQAESIKRDILGKMWDEETAFFYDLHFETDEKAFVKNIVGIYPGWAQMIDERFDGMIEHLFNEQEFHTKCPFPSVSADCPAYSSEGGWMGHFVKGRNGCVWDGPTWPYTNSIALDALARESKRRGHRFDNRFAYYLREYSFLHFMQRDLSQPGLVEHYNSATGEPLSDEQEYNHSYYIDLVVSHVAGLSVEQNRLVLDPLDIGLDYFCLDRIRACGKELRITYRSPRAAEARPDLEPGYRLYVNGRLAYAADRLRRTELRWAELER; translated from the coding sequence TTGCGTGCCGGAAAAAAGGCGCTTCGCACGCTGCCCGGAGCGCTTCTGCTCGGATCGACCGGCGCTCGGCTTTGGGCCGATTACCTGGAGGCGAAGCCCGGATTTTCAGGCAGGTTCGACTTTATTCATAAAGTCAACATTCCTCTTTTATTCGCAGTCGCGAACAATTTGACGGACAGCTGCGAGCCTTGCCGGACGGAATGGCTTCCGAGCCATCTTCATATGGAGTATACGAATCACCTGATTTCGTTCTCGGAACGGAAGTTTATTTCCTGGAACGACTGCGCCGTTTCGTGCCAGACCTGGACCAACCGCAGCGGCGAGGATCTTGTTTTGAAGCTTGAAACGTACGGCGACGCGTTTGCGAAGCGTCAAGGAAGTTATTTGCACGGCTTGTTTCATATCGAGCATTACAGTTTCGATATTGCCTGCGCCATTGCGGTCAGCGATCCGGATTTGTACGGGGAGGTGCGGCTGAAGCCCGGTGAATCGAAGCAGCTTGTGATCGCCGCAGCGCTTGGCATTGCCGGTAAAGACGATTTCGCTCTGCTGCAGAGGCGGGCCGCCGCGTTTGCCGAATCCGGCCTTACCGCCGACCAGGTCATGGAGCGTCAGCGCGGCGAATACGCGGAGTGGTTCGAAAAGGCGCCGCGGTTTGAAAGCAGCGACCCGCTTTTGGACAAAACGTGGAAATACCGGTGGTTTCTGCTCAGGCACAACCTCGCCGATCCGCAGTACGGGAATTTGCCGTATCCGTTGTTTTACGAGGGAAGATCCCACAAGAAAAGCAAGAGGCCGTTCGACAAAGGGGGATGGGAGTTCAGCAAGCTGATCAACCTGTCCGTGCCGCTGCACATCATGGATGCCCGGTGGTATCACGACCCGGTATATTGTGAAGGGGCATTGCGCAACATGAAGGAGCGCCCGGGCGAAGACGGTATGTTCTGCTGCCTGACGGTGGACACGGTGATGCATTCGTTCGCGAATTTCGGCTGCTGGGCGGCTTACCAGCTTTATCTGGTGCACCGCAATACCGCTTTGGCAGCGGAAATGCTGCCGGCCATGAAGGCGAACGTCGCGGCATGGAGCCGCGCTTACGGCAACGAACGCGACCTGCTGCTCATCGAGCCGAAGCATACGCGAACGGGCAAGGAATATCAGCCGAGCTACTGGTATTTCCACGGTTACCCGAAAAATCCGAAGGACAAGACGACGTATACGCATTTGAAAAGGGTCGACCGCGCCGTCTACCATTATCTCAACACGCTTGGGATTGCGAAGCTGTGCGAGGCAGTAGGCGACCCCGAAATGGAAGCGTTTACCCGGCAGGCGGAAAGCATCAAACGGGATATTCTCGGCAAAATGTGGGACGAGGAGACCGCGTTCTTCTACGATTTGCATTTTGAAACCGACGAGAAGGCGTTTGTTAAAAATATCGTCGGCATTTACCCCGGCTGGGCGCAGATGATCGATGAACGGTTCGACGGGATGATCGAGCATCTTTTTAACGAGCAGGAATTTCATACGAAATGTCCGTTTCCGTCGGTTTCCGCCGACTGCCCCGCTTACTCGAGCGAAGGCGGCTGGATGGGGCATTTCGTCAAAGGCCGCAACGGCTGCGTCTGGGACGGGCCGACCTGGCCTTACACGAATTCGATCGCGCTGGATGCGCTCGCCCGGGAAAGCAAGCGAAGAGGCCATCGGTTCGACAATCGGTTCGCCTATTATTTGCGCGAGTATTCGTTCCTGCATTTCATGCAGCGGGATTTGAGCCAGCCCGGTCTGGTCGAGCATTACAACAGCGCGACGGGCGAGCCGCTGAGCGACGAGCAGGAATACAACCATTCGTATTATATCGACCTGGTCGTGTCGCACGTGGCCGGCTTGTCCGTCGAACAGAACCGGCTCGTCCTCGATCCGCTTGATATCGGGCTCGATTATTTTTGCCTCGACCGCATCCGTGCCTGCGGCAAGGAGCTTCGCATCACGTATCGCAGCCCCCGGGCGGCCGAGGCCCGTCCGGATCTGGAGCCGGGCTACCGGCTGTACGTGAACGGCCGGCTCGCTTACGCCGCGGATCGGCTTCGCCGCACGGAGCTTCGCTGGGCGGAGCTTGAGCGGTAG